A window of the Arenibacter algicola genome harbors these coding sequences:
- the rlmH gene encoding 23S rRNA (pseudouridine(1915)-N(3))-methyltransferase RlmH, whose translation MTIKLLVLGKTDSTQLSQLIEEYQNRLKHYIKFELEIIPDIKNTKNLSEKQQKEKEGDAILNKLNATDLLVLLDEKGKQKTSVEFSEYLQKNMNSGLKQLVFVIGGPYGFSDAVYQKSQGKISLSKMTFSHQMVRLFMVEQLYRAFTILRNEPYHHQ comes from the coding sequence ATGACTATAAAACTATTAGTACTGGGAAAAACCGATAGCACTCAATTGAGCCAATTAATTGAGGAATATCAGAATAGGTTAAAACACTATATTAAGTTTGAATTGGAAATAATTCCCGACATAAAGAATACCAAAAATCTGTCCGAAAAACAACAAAAGGAAAAAGAGGGCGACGCCATTCTGAACAAACTTAACGCTACAGATTTACTTGTACTGCTGGATGAGAAGGGGAAACAAAAAACTTCCGTAGAATTCTCGGAATACCTCCAAAAAAACATGAACTCTGGCCTAAAGCAACTCGTATTTGTCATTGGCGGCCCTTACGGGTTTAGTGATGCGGTATACCAAAAAAGCCAAGGCAAGATCAGTTTATCAAAAATGACCTTTTCCCACCAAATGGTCCGATTGTTTATGGTGGAACAACTCTATAGGGCATTTACCATTCTAAGGAACGAACCCTACCATCATCAATAG
- a CDS encoding non-canonical purine NTP diphosphatase, with amino-acid sequence MQLVFATHNPNKLKEVQILFPKDIELLSLEDIGCIDEIPETANDLEGNAALKANFVTENYGYPCFADDTGLLVDALDGAPGVYSARYAGEQKNADDNMDKLLLQLDKKTNRSAHFKTVIALNVNKEQYLFKGIVQGEITTQKKGGKGFGYDPIFKPNGYDKTFAELPISVKNKISHRGQAIEQLLAFFKNRTHVDN; translated from the coding sequence ATGCAATTGGTATTTGCAACACATAATCCCAACAAACTAAAAGAAGTACAAATCCTATTTCCCAAGGACATAGAGCTATTGTCCTTAGAGGACATTGGCTGCATAGATGAGATTCCCGAAACTGCAAACGACTTGGAAGGCAACGCTGCCCTTAAAGCCAATTTTGTTACAGAAAATTACGGTTACCCATGTTTCGCTGACGACACGGGACTTTTGGTGGATGCTTTGGATGGGGCACCTGGGGTGTATTCCGCAAGATATGCGGGAGAACAAAAAAACGCAGATGACAATATGGACAAATTATTGCTCCAATTGGACAAGAAAACCAACAGATCGGCGCATTTTAAAACCGTTATCGCCCTAAATGTCAATAAGGAACAATATCTTTTCAAAGGAATTGTGCAAGGCGAAATAACAACCCAAAAAAAAGGCGGAAAAGGATTTGGATACGACCCCATTTTTAAGCCTAACGGCTATGACAAAACTTTTGCCGAATTACCTATTTCTGTAAAAAACAAAATAAGCCACAGGGGCCAAGCAATAGAACAATTACTTGCATTTTTCAAAAACAGAACCCATGTCGACAATTAA
- a CDS encoding carboxypeptidase-like regulatory domain-containing protein: MKNYFLPLLLIIVSFGYSQDNKNEEEVKQLKAVVQNAQTDQPMESVHVVNLNEVVGTITNEKGEFNIPAKVNDTLFITFLGFKSQKVRVTNDMFKFKDTKISLTELAYALEEVIVRPYSLTGYLEIDVKNLPLNNAFQYSISGLSVGYEAGSKNPSAVTKVLGAILNPADLLRNLFGKKPNQMRKLRQMKEDDQIRDLLASKFDRETLTELLQLEKVDIEDILNNCNYSKSFITTANDLQILDAISGCYEDYKVLNRKR; this comes from the coding sequence ATGAAAAATTATTTCTTGCCCCTACTCCTCATAATTGTTTCTTTTGGATATTCGCAGGACAACAAAAATGAAGAAGAGGTAAAACAATTAAAAGCGGTTGTCCAAAATGCCCAAACCGACCAGCCTATGGAAAGTGTCCATGTCGTAAATCTTAACGAAGTGGTGGGCACAATTACCAATGAAAAAGGAGAATTCAATATTCCTGCTAAGGTCAATGATACCCTATTTATTACTTTTTTAGGATTTAAATCCCAGAAAGTGAGGGTTACCAATGATATGTTCAAATTTAAGGATACAAAAATTTCCCTTACAGAATTGGCATATGCCCTGGAAGAGGTAATTGTTAGGCCTTACTCCCTCACAGGCTATTTAGAAATAGATGTCAAAAACTTACCCCTTAACAACGCTTTTCAGTATAGTATTTCCGGCTTGTCCGTGGGTTACGAAGCCGGGAGCAAGAACCCAAGCGCGGTCACCAAGGTATTGGGAGCAATACTCAACCCAGCCGATTTGTTGAGAAACTTATTCGGAAAGAAACCCAACCAAATGCGCAAATTACGTCAAATGAAGGAAGACGATCAAATTAGGGATCTTTTGGCCTCAAAATTTGACAGGGAAACCTTGACCGAGTTATTACAATTGGAAAAGGTAGATATTGAGGACATCCTTAATAATTGTAATTATTCCAAATCCTTTATTACCACAGCCAATGACCTACAGATCTTGGATGCCATAAGTGGTTGCTATGAAGACTATAAGGTATTGAACCGCAAAAGGTAA
- a CDS encoding DEAD/DEAH box helicase, with the protein MTKFEALGLKKSLLDAISDLGFESPSEVQEKAIPILLESETDLVALAQTGTGKTAAFGFPLIQKIDSASRTTQGLILSPTRELCLQITNELTLYSKYEKGVNVVAIYGGASITDQARQIKRGAQIVVATPGRMKDMIGRGLVDISKIDYCVLDEADEMLNMGFMEDIKDILSNTPKEKSTWLFSATMPREVAVIAKKFMHSPQEITVGTKNSGATTVQHEYYVVGGRDRYPALKRLADTNPDIFSVIFCRTKRDTQKVAEKLIEDGYNAGALHGDLSQNQRDLVMNSFRKKQIQMLVATDVAARGIDVDDITHVINYQLPDEIETYTHRSGRTGRAGKSGISMVIVTRSELRKIKAIENKIQQDFISKKIPTGMEICEIQLYHLANKIKDTKVNEEVDNYLPAINDVLKGIDREELIKKIVSVEFTRFFNYYNKTKDLNTSDSGDRAERGGSRDGDSRIPADGNVRYFINVGEKDGYDWMSLKDFLRDTVNLGKDDIFKVDVKDSFSFFNTDAAATEAILKTFTEFKVDGRFVNVEVSKNPGGGGGGGRGRRDRSRSGGGRDSRDNDRNKGRRRDRSASKGSPSSSGKRRTKRKSDFF; encoded by the coding sequence ATGACAAAATTTGAAGCATTGGGGCTAAAGAAGTCCCTATTGGATGCTATTTCTGATTTAGGATTTGAATCGCCTTCAGAAGTACAAGAAAAAGCTATTCCAATCTTATTGGAAAGTGAAACCGATTTAGTTGCACTAGCTCAAACGGGCACCGGTAAAACCGCAGCATTTGGATTCCCGCTAATTCAAAAAATAGATAGCGCCAGCAGAACTACACAAGGTTTGATACTTTCCCCTACCAGGGAACTTTGCTTGCAGATCACCAACGAACTTACATTATATTCCAAATATGAAAAAGGGGTTAATGTTGTTGCAATCTATGGTGGTGCCAGTATTACCGATCAGGCGAGACAAATAAAAAGGGGCGCCCAAATAGTGGTAGCTACTCCAGGTAGAATGAAAGACATGATTGGTCGTGGCTTGGTAGATATATCCAAAATTGATTACTGTGTTCTTGATGAGGCCGATGAAATGCTTAATATGGGCTTTATGGAGGATATTAAAGATATTCTTTCCAACACTCCAAAAGAAAAGTCCACTTGGCTATTTTCAGCTACCATGCCCAGAGAGGTAGCGGTGATAGCTAAAAAATTCATGCACAGTCCGCAAGAAATTACGGTAGGAACAAAAAATTCAGGAGCAACTACGGTACAACACGAATACTATGTAGTAGGTGGTCGTGATCGTTACCCTGCTCTAAAAAGACTTGCCGATACCAATCCGGATATATTCTCAGTTATTTTCTGTAGAACAAAAAGGGACACCCAAAAGGTGGCTGAAAAGTTGATCGAGGACGGTTACAACGCCGGTGCACTACACGGGGATTTGAGTCAGAACCAGAGAGATTTGGTAATGAACTCTTTCCGTAAAAAACAAATACAGATGTTGGTTGCAACAGATGTAGCCGCACGTGGTATTGATGTTGATGATATTACACATGTAATCAATTATCAATTACCAGATGAAATAGAGACCTACACACACCGAAGTGGACGGACAGGAAGAGCTGGTAAATCAGGGATCTCCATGGTTATTGTTACCAGAAGTGAACTTAGGAAGATAAAGGCCATCGAAAATAAAATTCAACAGGATTTTATTTCCAAAAAAATTCCTACGGGAATGGAAATATGCGAAATACAGCTTTACCATTTGGCCAACAAGATCAAGGACACCAAAGTAAACGAGGAAGTAGACAATTACTTGCCAGCTATAAATGATGTGCTTAAAGGTATTGACCGTGAAGAACTTATCAAAAAAATAGTTTCAGTAGAATTTACCCGTTTCTTCAATTACTACAACAAAACCAAGGATCTAAATACTTCAGATTCAGGCGATCGTGCCGAAAGAGGAGGATCCAGGGATGGCGATAGCCGTATCCCAGCTGACGGTAACGTAAGATATTTTATTAATGTAGGTGAAAAGGATGGCTATGATTGGATGTCCCTAAAAGATTTCTTAAGGGACACTGTTAATTTGGGCAAGGACGATATTTTCAAAGTTGATGTAAAAGATAGTTTCTCTTTCTTCAATACGGATGCGGCCGCTACCGAAGCCATTTTAAAAACCTTCACTGAATTTAAGGTTGATGGCCGATTTGTAAATGTTGAGGTATCTAAAAATCCTGGCGGAGGCGGAGGCGGAGGCCGTGGAAGACGTGATAGAAGTAGAAGCGGCGGAGGTCGTGATTCTAGGGACAATGATCGCAACAAAGGAAGACGAAGGGACCGAAGTGCGTCTAAAGGAAGTCCCAGTAGTTCAGGAAAAAGAAGAACTAAAAGAAAAAGTGATTTCTTTTAG
- a CDS encoding DUF3307 domain-containing protein, with protein MILFTKLFLAHLLGDFLFQPNKWVVHKEANKIASKYLYLHILVHVVITMLLVWDLKLWGWVLVIGLSHYFIDLLKIYANPYFKNKAIPFFIDQALHLAVLYYCAFNSDLVGHTVGLFREMNWPLVTAVVFVSYPSSIIMAKLLEGMSDKIELDHKSLPNAGKYIGIIERLFVLIFIILGRWEAIGLLITAKSVFRFNDLKESNSRKLTEYILIGTLLSFGLAIMTGLIYLGVS; from the coding sequence ATGATATTGTTTACCAAGCTCTTTTTGGCCCACCTTCTGGGGGATTTTCTGTTTCAGCCCAATAAATGGGTAGTGCACAAAGAGGCAAATAAGATAGCATCCAAATATCTATACCTACATATATTGGTTCATGTTGTAATTACGATGTTGTTGGTGTGGGATTTAAAATTGTGGGGGTGGGTTTTGGTCATTGGCTTATCACATTATTTTATAGACCTCTTAAAAATATATGCCAACCCTTATTTTAAGAATAAAGCCATTCCCTTTTTTATAGATCAGGCATTACATTTGGCAGTGTTGTATTACTGTGCGTTTAATTCTGATTTAGTGGGGCACACCGTGGGTCTTTTTCGGGAAATGAATTGGCCATTGGTTACCGCAGTAGTATTTGTAAGTTACCCATCCTCCATTATTATGGCCAAATTGTTGGAAGGTATGTCGGACAAGATAGAATTGGACCATAAATCCCTTCCAAACGCGGGAAAATACATAGGAATTATAGAGCGTTTGTTTGTGCTTATTTTTATAATTTTAGGTAGATGGGAGGCGATTGGTCTGTTGATTACCGCTAAATCTGTTTTCAGGTTCAACGATCTTAAGGAAAGTAACTCAAGGAAACTCACAGAGTATATTTTGATCGGCACACTGTTGAGTTTTGGATTGGCTATTATGACCGGATTAATTTATCTTGGGGTAAGCTAA
- a CDS encoding DUF4337 domain-containing protein, protein MSTIKSEQTSTTTPRTLERTETIGGILIAVFAALLAIAELVNNNLEEEMMISHSQFVNYSNWYQSKSIKQSLKESELDYLNALTETGIIPEDKIKNINTKIAQTKGMVLKYEAEKTEILVGSSNVPREHWAQDLDGEMGKIIGINEWEKLTQDYETATKKFDLGKLLFQICIVLGAVCIIIRDNKKLQKNFIILMLAFGAIGILISAYGFILAP, encoded by the coding sequence ATGTCGACAATTAAATCCGAGCAAACATCCACAACAACCCCTAGAACATTGGAACGCACCGAGACCATTGGAGGAATACTGATTGCCGTATTTGCCGCCTTATTGGCCATAGCGGAACTTGTCAACAATAATCTGGAGGAGGAAATGATGATCTCCCACAGCCAATTCGTAAACTACTCCAATTGGTACCAATCCAAGAGTATAAAACAAAGCTTAAAGGAAAGTGAACTGGACTATTTAAATGCCTTGACGGAAACAGGAATAATACCCGAGGATAAAATTAAAAATATTAATACCAAAATAGCCCAGACCAAAGGGATGGTATTAAAATACGAGGCGGAAAAAACCGAAATATTGGTGGGGTCATCCAATGTTCCAAGAGAACATTGGGCACAAGATCTTGATGGCGAAATGGGAAAAATTATAGGCATAAACGAATGGGAAAAACTTACCCAGGATTACGAAACAGCGACCAAGAAATTCGACTTGGGAAAATTATTGTTTCAAATATGTATCGTACTAGGGGCTGTTTGTATCATAATTCGTGATAACAAAAAATTACAGAAAAACTTTATTATACTAATGTTGGCGTTTGGCGCCATTGGAATTCTAATTTCTGCATACGGCTTTATCTTGGCCCCATAA
- a CDS encoding methyltransferase family protein, which translates to MKLKIPPLVVTFIFGLFMYLLATYLPVGYFDFFGRYYLMYVLLFLAFLIGVVSLVQFFSSKTSIDPRTPSKVSKLVTGGLYQYSRNPMYLALLLLLLSWGLYLGNAFNTLLAAGFVYYMNTFQIMPEEEALASMFGKEYQKYCVMVRRWF; encoded by the coding sequence ATGAAGTTAAAAATCCCGCCACTTGTTGTCACTTTTATTTTTGGGTTGTTTATGTATCTTTTGGCTACATATTTGCCTGTAGGTTATTTTGATTTTTTCGGGAGGTATTATTTAATGTATGTACTTCTTTTTCTTGCATTTTTAATTGGGGTTGTTTCCTTGGTTCAATTTTTTAGTTCCAAAACCAGTATTGATCCCCGTACCCCTTCAAAAGTATCCAAATTGGTTACTGGAGGGCTATATCAATATTCAAGGAATCCTATGTATTTAGCATTGTTGTTGCTTCTTTTGAGCTGGGGACTGTATCTGGGAAATGCTTTTAACACCTTATTGGCGGCCGGATTTGTCTATTATATGAATACCTTTCAGATCATGCCCGAGGAGGAAGCGTTGGCCAGTATGTTCGGGAAGGAGTATCAAAAGTACTGCGTAATGGTCCGGCGTTGGTTTTAA
- a CDS encoding SatD family protein produces MVAIITGDIINSDRYVASEWMDILKPYLGRQGKTPNDWEIYRGDEFQIRTTPEKALQMAIQIKALIKSIKNLDVRMGIGLGSETFVGSSVSQSNGKAYQRSGRIFETLKEQKLNLAIVTGHDDKDKTLNLMLKLALNFMDDWSTVSAQMVSLALTKPNASQQEVADQLKIRQSAVSQRLKRARMDLVLDLLAYYDENLKYIKA; encoded by the coding sequence ATGGTAGCTATAATTACAGGGGATATCATTAATTCCGACCGCTATGTGGCCTCGGAATGGATGGATATTCTAAAGCCATATCTTGGTCGTCAGGGGAAAACGCCCAATGATTGGGAGATTTATAGGGGTGATGAATTTCAAATAAGAACAACCCCGGAAAAAGCTTTGCAAATGGCCATTCAGATTAAGGCCCTCATTAAATCCATTAAAAATTTGGATGTAAGAATGGGAATAGGACTGGGGTCCGAAACGTTTGTAGGCAGTAGTGTGAGTCAGTCCAACGGCAAGGCCTATCAACGCTCGGGTAGGATTTTTGAAACCTTAAAAGAACAAAAGCTTAATTTGGCCATAGTCACAGGCCATGACGACAAGGATAAGACGTTGAACCTTATGTTGAAACTTGCTTTGAATTTTATGGACGATTGGTCTACCGTTTCAGCACAAATGGTGAGTTTAGCCCTGACAAAACCAAATGCTTCACAACAGGAGGTAGCGGACCAATTGAAGATAAGGCAATCAGCGGTAAGCCAGCGATTAAAGCGGGCCAGGATGGATTTGGTGTTGGATTTACTGGCCTATTACGATGAAAATCTAAAATATATTAAGGCATGA
- the serA gene encoding phosphoglycerate dehydrogenase, translating into MVAAGRKYVFDFDSTLTRVEALDVLAEITLNGRADKDDIIREIQKITNLGIDGDISFTQSLEKRINLLNAHKDDLENLVQLLRQKISKSIESNKEFFHNYSDDIYVISCGFKEFIDPIVAEYNIPADRVYANTFRFDESGKIIGFDEANVLASHNGKIACLKNLDLQGEVQVIGDGYSDYVMREAGIADKFFAYTENVHREKAARNADYITPNLDEFLFVNKLPRKISYPKNRIKILLLENVHQNAFDTLSEEGFSVELLKHSLTEEELIEKIKGVHVLGIRSKTQVTKNVLAAADKLMVVGAFCIGTTQIDLEACKKKGVVVFNAPYSNTRSVVELAIGEIIMLMRSIFPRSTEIHAGQWNKTAANSKEVRGKNLGIVGYGNIGKQLSVLAEALGMRVYYYDVGDQLALGNATKCSTLEDLLNVSDVVTLHIDDNKANNNFIGEREINQMKDGALFVNLSRGFVVDIEALANALKSGKIAGAAIDVFPEEPRSNGEFLTELQGLENVILTPHIGGSTEEAQRDIAEFVPNKIMDYINSGNTVDAVNFPNIRLPKQNNAHRFLHIHKNVPGVMAKINEVLARYDMNISGQYLSTDNEVGYVISDLDKEYNKDVLKALKKIDNTIKFRVLY; encoded by the coding sequence ATGGTTGCGGCAGGCAGAAAATATGTGTTTGATTTTGATAGTACCCTAACTAGGGTAGAGGCACTGGATGTTTTGGCGGAAATTACGCTAAATGGAAGAGCCGATAAGGACGATATTATTCGGGAAATCCAAAAAATAACCAATTTGGGCATTGATGGGGATATCTCTTTTACCCAGTCCTTGGAAAAAAGAATTAATCTATTAAACGCACACAAGGATGATTTGGAGAATTTGGTACAATTACTTCGCCAAAAGATATCCAAGTCGATAGAATCCAACAAGGAATTTTTTCATAATTATTCCGATGATATTTATGTAATCTCCTGTGGCTTTAAAGAGTTTATAGATCCAATAGTCGCCGAATACAATATTCCTGCGGATAGGGTGTATGCCAATACATTCCGATTCGACGAAAGCGGAAAAATAATAGGATTTGACGAGGCTAACGTATTGGCCTCGCACAACGGAAAAATTGCTTGTTTAAAAAACTTGGATTTACAAGGGGAAGTACAGGTAATTGGAGACGGTTATAGTGACTATGTAATGCGCGAAGCGGGTATTGCGGATAAATTTTTCGCCTATACCGAGAATGTGCATAGAGAAAAGGCTGCGAGAAACGCAGACTATATTACACCTAATTTAGATGAATTTTTATTTGTGAACAAGTTGCCAAGAAAGATATCCTACCCAAAGAATAGAATTAAGATTTTATTGTTGGAAAATGTCCATCAAAATGCTTTTGATACCCTTTCAGAGGAAGGGTTTTCCGTAGAACTGTTAAAACATAGTTTAACGGAAGAAGAGCTGATCGAAAAAATAAAAGGAGTACATGTCCTAGGGATACGTTCCAAGACCCAAGTTACCAAAAATGTGTTGGCTGCGGCGGACAAATTAATGGTGGTTGGTGCCTTCTGTATAGGTACTACCCAAATAGACTTGGAGGCCTGCAAGAAAAAGGGAGTAGTGGTATTCAATGCCCCTTATAGCAATACAAGGTCTGTTGTGGAGCTGGCTATTGGTGAGATCATCATGTTAATGAGAAGTATCTTTCCTCGAAGTACTGAAATTCACGCAGGTCAATGGAATAAGACTGCCGCCAATTCCAAAGAGGTACGTGGTAAAAATCTCGGTATTGTAGGATATGGTAATATTGGAAAACAATTGTCCGTATTGGCCGAGGCCTTGGGAATGCGTGTATACTATTACGATGTGGGAGACCAGTTGGCTTTGGGTAATGCTACCAAGTGCAGTACATTGGAAGATTTGTTAAATGTTTCCGATGTGGTAACCTTGCACATAGACGATAATAAGGCCAATAATAATTTTATAGGGGAAAGGGAGATTAACCAAATGAAGGATGGTGCCCTTTTCGTAAATTTGTCCAGAGGTTTTGTGGTAGACATTGAAGCTTTGGCCAATGCCTTGAAAAGTGGAAAGATTGCTGGAGCGGCCATTGATGTTTTTCCAGAGGAGCCTAGAAGTAACGGTGAGTTCCTAACAGAGCTTCAAGGCTTGGAGAATGTTATTTTAACACCACATATTGGAGGTAGTACGGAAGAAGCACAACGCGATATCGCTGAATTTGTCCCCAATAAGATAATGGACTATATTAATTCGGGGAATACTGTAGATGCTGTAAACTTTCCTAATATTAGGCTGCCCAAACAGAATAATGCACATCGTTTTTTACATATTCATAAGAATGTCCCTGGTGTTATGGCCAAGATCAATGAAGTTTTGGCCCGTTACGATATGAATATTTCAGGACAGTATCTTTCTACGGATAACGAGGTAGGATATGTAATTTCCGATTTGGACAAAGAGTACAACAAGGATGTTCTAAAGGCCCTTAAAAAAATAGATAATACTATTAAATTTAGAGTTTTATATTAG
- the nadC gene encoding carboxylating nicotinate-nucleotide diphosphorylase — MISEEQFKKELDLIIKNAIREDVGDGDHSSLACIPASANGKAMLLVKDKGIIAGVEFAKKVFQYVDSNLVVEELIKDGASVKFGDIVFYVSGSSQSILKAERLVLNGMQRMSAIATKTNYFVKLLEGTNTKILDTRKTTPGIRALEKWAVKIGGGENHRFALYDMVMLKDNHIDFAGGITKAIQKTQQYLSDKKLDLKIIVEARNLQEVEVILQSNGIYRILLDNFSFTDTQKAVKMIGDKCLTESSGGINEETIRKYAECGVDFISSGALTHSIYNMDLSLKAV, encoded by the coding sequence ATGATATCAGAAGAACAATTTAAGAAGGAACTCGATTTAATAATAAAGAATGCGATACGCGAAGATGTGGGTGATGGGGATCATAGTTCTCTGGCCTGTATTCCAGCTTCTGCAAACGGAAAAGCTATGCTTTTGGTTAAGGACAAGGGCATTATTGCCGGAGTGGAATTTGCCAAAAAAGTCTTCCAATATGTTGATAGCAATTTGGTAGTGGAAGAGCTTATTAAAGATGGGGCATCCGTGAAATTTGGGGATATCGTGTTTTATGTTTCGGGAAGTTCCCAAAGTATTTTAAAGGCGGAGAGGTTGGTACTTAATGGTATGCAAAGAATGAGTGCCATTGCAACCAAGACCAATTATTTTGTAAAACTTTTGGAAGGTACCAACACTAAAATTTTGGATACCAGAAAGACAACCCCTGGAATAAGGGCTCTCGAAAAATGGGCGGTAAAGATAGGTGGAGGTGAAAACCATAGATTTGCCCTCTATGATATGGTTATGTTAAAGGATAACCATATTGATTTTGCAGGAGGTATCACCAAGGCAATCCAGAAAACACAACAATATTTGTCCGACAAAAAATTGGATTTAAAAATCATTGTAGAAGCTAGAAACCTCCAAGAAGTGGAGGTAATCTTGCAGTCCAACGGAATATATAGGATTTTGCTGGATAACTTCAGTTTTACGGATACCCAGAAAGCAGTAAAAATGATCGGGGATAAATGTCTTACTGAATCTTCTGGCGGAATTAATGAGGAAACCATACGGAAATATGCGGAATGCGGTGTTGATTTCATCTCTTCGGGGGCATTGACCCATTCTATTTACAATATGGATCTCAGTCTTAAAGCAGTGTAA
- a CDS encoding YihY/virulence factor BrkB family protein, with amino-acid sequence MSQEIERKLEKIPIINWVVGLMKSFKLPAFEGLSFYDLMEMYVLGIVKGALSTRASSISFSLFLALFPLLIFLVTLIPFIIPYVSVGNSNFDTEFLIFLESFLPRATGDYFSEIYLQISAQERGDVLSSAIAFITSIFLMANGVNAIFVGFENSYHVNLNRSIFKQYVYALMVGLMLSILLLLGAVIFVYFEAYVLIGLYDITHRGVELEVDQSEFILVQWGKFLFLGMLAYFITAILYYFGTKEGRQARFFSAGALMTTLLFILTSYLFGVYVEKFARYNELYGALGGLLILLVFIWLNSNILLLGFELNASLNSLRKKYEKHDGKE; translated from the coding sequence ATGTCCCAGGAAATTGAAAGAAAACTGGAGAAGATTCCCATAATTAATTGGGTTGTGGGGCTAATGAAAAGTTTTAAGTTGCCGGCCTTTGAGGGCCTTTCTTTTTATGACCTTATGGAGATGTATGTTTTGGGCATCGTAAAGGGGGCCTTGTCTACCCGTGCAAGCTCCATTTCCTTTAGTTTGTTTTTGGCCCTATTTCCGTTGTTGATTTTTTTGGTCACTTTAATTCCGTTCATTATTCCCTATGTTTCTGTGGGAAATTCGAATTTTGACACGGAATTCCTTATTTTTTTGGAATCATTTTTGCCACGGGCTACCGGTGATTATTTTAGCGAGATATATCTGCAGATCAGTGCGCAGGAAAGAGGGGATGTCCTGTCTTCTGCAATCGCATTTATAACCTCAATTTTTTTGATGGCCAATGGGGTGAATGCAATTTTTGTGGGTTTTGAAAACTCTTACCATGTAAATCTCAACCGAAGTATATTTAAGCAGTATGTTTATGCCTTAATGGTGGGGTTGATGCTGTCCATTCTTCTTTTGTTGGGGGCGGTCATATTTGTTTATTTTGAGGCCTATGTACTAATAGGTTTATATGATATAACCCACAGGGGGGTGGAATTGGAGGTAGACCAAAGTGAATTTATTTTGGTGCAATGGGGCAAGTTTTTATTTTTAGGTATGTTGGCCTATTTTATTACGGCTATTTTGTACTATTTTGGAACCAAGGAGGGAAGGCAAGCCAGATTTTTTTCTGCTGGAGCGCTAATGACAACCTTGCTCTTTATCCTAACTTCCTATTTGTTTGGGGTATATGTGGAAAAATTTGCCCGATATAACGAATTATACGGGGCATTGGGAGGTTTATTGATATTATTGGTATTTATTTGGTTAAATTCCAATATCTTGCTACTGGGGTTTGAACTGAATGCCTCATTAAATTCACTAAGAAAAAAATATGAAAAACATGATGGAAAGGAATAA